The Streptomyces sp. Je 1-332 genome has a window encoding:
- a CDS encoding sugar ABC transporter permease, with amino-acid sequence MSETAEYAETASPGEGDAAPAASGRRKASPTSSWRSRLYRWDIKASPYVFVAPFFLFFGAFGLFPLLYTGWASMHRLSLTNLDGSTWIGLENYTNLLRSDYFWNALGNTFTIGVISTVPQLAVALGIAHLLNYKLRGSTLWRVAMLAPYATSVASASLVFTLLFAWDGGMVNWIIGSVGIDPVNWRESSWGSQFAVSSIVIWRWTGYNALIYLAAMQAVPHDLYESAALDGASRWQQFRHVTIPMLRPTILFTVVVSTIGATQLFGEPLLFGGTAGSKGGADHQFQTLGLYLYDQGWINGHLGRASAVAWLMLAILLLIAAVNLLIARRLRKDR; translated from the coding sequence ATGTCCGAGACCGCTGAGTACGCCGAGACCGCGTCCCCCGGTGAGGGGGACGCGGCCCCGGCCGCGTCCGGGAGGCGCAAGGCCTCTCCCACGTCCTCGTGGCGCAGCCGCCTGTACCGCTGGGACATAAAGGCGTCGCCGTACGTCTTCGTCGCCCCCTTCTTCCTCTTCTTCGGTGCCTTCGGGCTCTTCCCGCTGCTGTACACGGGCTGGGCGTCGATGCACCGCCTGTCGTTGACCAACCTCGACGGCAGCACCTGGATCGGCCTGGAGAACTACACCAACCTGCTGCGGAGCGACTACTTCTGGAACGCGCTCGGCAACACCTTCACCATCGGCGTCATCTCCACCGTCCCCCAGCTCGCCGTGGCGCTCGGCATCGCGCATCTGCTCAACTACAAGCTGCGCGGCTCCACTCTGTGGCGGGTGGCGATGCTCGCTCCGTACGCCACGTCGGTGGCGAGCGCCTCGCTGGTCTTCACGCTGCTCTTCGCGTGGGACGGCGGGATGGTGAACTGGATCATCGGGTCCGTGGGCATCGATCCCGTCAACTGGCGTGAGTCGTCCTGGGGTTCGCAGTTCGCGGTGTCCTCGATCGTCATCTGGCGGTGGACCGGCTACAACGCGCTGATCTATCTGGCGGCGATGCAGGCCGTGCCGCACGACCTGTACGAGTCGGCCGCGCTGGACGGCGCGTCGCGCTGGCAGCAGTTCCGGCACGTGACCATCCCGATGCTGCGGCCGACGATCCTGTTCACGGTGGTCGTATCGACCATCGGGGCGACCCAGCTCTTCGGTGAGCCGCTGCTGTTCGGCGGCACGGCCGGGTCCAAGGGCGGCGCCGACCACCAGTTCCAGACGCTCGGTCTCTATCTGTACGACCAGGGCTGGATCAACGGCCATCTGGGCCGGGCATCGGCCGTCGCCTGGCTGATGCTCGCGATCCTGCTGCTCATCGCCGCGGTCAATCTGCTGATCGCCCGACGTCTGAGGAAGGACCGATGA
- a CDS encoding carbohydrate ABC transporter permease has translation MHAGPVTYVVLALFTAVSLAPLIWTAIAASRTSGRLAQTPPPLWFGGNLFKNLERAWTEASLGDAMLNTTIVAGTITIGTVLFSTIAGFAFAKLKFRFSGVLLLLTIGTMMVPPQLSVVPLYLWVADLQWTNQLQAVILPTFVSAFGVFFMRQYLVQALPSELIEAARMDGASSLRIIWHVVFPAARPAMAVLGLLTFVMAWNDFLWPIIALNQSNPTVQVALNSLGTGYIPDRAVIMAGALLGTLPLLLAFVLFGKQIVSGIMQGAVKG, from the coding sequence ATGCACGCCGGGCCCGTGACCTACGTCGTCCTCGCGCTGTTCACGGCCGTATCGCTGGCCCCGCTGATCTGGACGGCGATCGCCGCGTCCCGTACGAGCGGGCGGCTCGCCCAGACCCCGCCGCCCCTGTGGTTCGGCGGGAACCTCTTCAAGAACCTGGAGCGTGCCTGGACCGAGGCGAGCCTCGGGGACGCGATGCTCAACACCACGATCGTGGCGGGCACCATCACCATCGGCACCGTCCTGTTCTCCACGATCGCCGGATTCGCCTTCGCCAAGCTGAAGTTCAGGTTCAGCGGTGTGCTGCTCCTGCTGACGATCGGCACGATGATGGTGCCGCCGCAGCTGAGTGTCGTACCGCTCTATCTGTGGGTCGCCGACCTGCAGTGGACCAATCAGCTCCAGGCGGTGATCCTGCCGACGTTCGTGAGCGCCTTCGGGGTGTTCTTCATGCGGCAGTACCTGGTGCAGGCGCTGCCGAGCGAACTCATCGAGGCGGCGCGGATGGACGGGGCGAGCAGTCTGCGCATCATCTGGCACGTGGTGTTCCCCGCCGCGCGGCCCGCGATGGCGGTGCTCGGCCTGCTGACGTTCGTGATGGCCTGGAACGACTTCCTGTGGCCGATCATCGCGCTGAACCAGTCCAACCCCACCGTGCAGGTGGCGCTCAACTCCCTCGGTACGGGCTACATCCCGGACCGGGCGGTGATCATGGCGGGCGCGCTGCTCGGCACACTGCCGCTGCTCCTGGCGTTCGTCCTCTTCGGCAAGCAGATCGTGAGCGGCATCATGCAGGGCGCCGTCAAGGGCTGA
- a CDS encoding GH1 family beta-glucosidase — MPESLAFPADFLWGAATSAYQIEGAVREDGRTPSIWDTFSHTPGRTAGGDTGDVAVEHYHRYRDDVALMADLGLNAYRFSVSWSRVQPTGRGPAVQRGLDFYRRLVDELLAKGIKPALTLYHWDLPQELEDAGGWPARETAYRFAEYAGFVAEALGDRVESWITLNEPWCSAFLGYGSGVHAPGRTDPAAALQAAHHLNLAHGLGTQALRAALPARAQVAVSLNSAVVRAVSDGPEDQGARRRIDNLANGVFHGPMLHGAYPANLFTDTARITDWSFVRDGDLAAAHQPLDALGLNYYTPALVSAAQHDPANARNDGHGASEHSPWPGSDDVAFHQTPGDRTEMGWTIDPTGLHELIMRYTREAPGLPLYVTENGAAYDDKPDPEGRVHDPERIAYLHGHLAAVRRAITDGADVRGYYLWSLLDNFEWSYGYSKRFGAVYVDYDTQARTPKSSAHWYAGVAAGGELPREYAAD; from the coding sequence ATGCCTGAATCCCTCGCCTTTCCGGCCGATTTCCTCTGGGGCGCCGCCACGTCCGCGTACCAGATCGAGGGCGCCGTACGTGAAGACGGCCGCACCCCCTCCATCTGGGACACCTTCAGCCACACACCGGGCCGGACGGCCGGCGGTGACACGGGGGACGTGGCCGTCGAGCACTACCACCGCTACCGCGACGACGTGGCACTCATGGCGGACCTCGGCCTGAACGCCTACCGGTTCTCCGTCTCCTGGTCGCGGGTGCAGCCCACCGGACGCGGGCCTGCCGTCCAGCGCGGGCTCGACTTCTACCGGCGGCTCGTGGACGAGCTGCTGGCCAAGGGCATCAAGCCCGCCCTGACCCTCTACCACTGGGACCTGCCGCAGGAGTTGGAGGACGCGGGCGGCTGGCCCGCGCGGGAGACCGCCTACCGCTTCGCCGAGTACGCGGGCTTCGTCGCCGAGGCCCTCGGTGACCGCGTGGAGTCCTGGATCACGCTCAACGAGCCGTGGTGCAGCGCCTTCCTCGGCTACGGCTCGGGCGTGCACGCCCCTGGCCGCACCGACCCGGCGGCCGCCCTGCAGGCCGCGCACCACCTCAACCTCGCGCACGGCCTCGGCACCCAGGCGCTGCGCGCCGCCCTGCCGGCCCGTGCCCAAGTCGCGGTGAGCCTCAACTCCGCGGTGGTCAGGGCGGTTTCGGACGGCCCTGAGGACCAGGGAGCCCGCCGCCGCATCGACAACCTCGCCAACGGCGTTTTCCACGGCCCGATGCTGCACGGCGCCTACCCCGCGAACCTGTTCACCGACACGGCCCGGATCACCGACTGGTCCTTCGTGCGCGACGGCGACCTGGCCGCCGCCCATCAGCCGCTGGATGCCCTCGGCCTGAACTACTACACGCCCGCGCTGGTCTCGGCCGCGCAGCACGACCCCGCGAACGCACGCAACGACGGGCACGGCGCCAGCGAGCACTCCCCGTGGCCGGGCTCCGATGACGTGGCCTTCCACCAGACGCCGGGCGACCGCACCGAGATGGGCTGGACCATCGACCCGACGGGCCTGCACGAGCTGATCATGCGCTACACCCGTGAGGCGCCGGGCCTGCCGCTGTACGTCACCGAGAACGGCGCGGCCTACGACGACAAGCCCGACCCGGAGGGCCGCGTCCACGACCCGGAGCGCATCGCCTACCTGCACGGCCACTTGGCGGCCGTCCGCCGGGCCATCACGGACGGCGCCGACGTCCGCGGCTACTACCTCTGGTCCCTGCTCGACAACTTCGAATGGTCATACGGCTACAGCAAGCGCTTCGGCGCGGTGTACGTCGACTACGACACGCAGGCCCGCACCCCCAAGTCCAGCGCGCACTGGTACGCGGGCGTCGCGGCCGGCGGTGAGCTGCCACGCGAGTACGCCGCGGACTGA
- the aspT gene encoding aspartate-alanine antiporter: MGVLRDHPEFALFICLALGYLVGKVRVGPITLGGICGTLIVSLLLGAWAKVVVSDDVKTIFFALFIFALGYLAGPQFFSNLNRESLRFFVLCGIELVCVLGIALGLAKAFDLDVGTASGILAGAATESAVVGTATEAIGKLDGLTPDQITQYQGHVATAYTVCYLFGLITIVLYTSQIMPMMLRINLRDASRELWEKMRGSGGGLESDERQALPGMVGRTYLVTTGDGRTVGDLESELEGRVTVEAVKRGSKQLTPAPGLALTLSDLVLVVGRRANVIESGHLIGPETPGIPGVDTPLATAQVSVTEKSSDGSSVDELQRAHPEFIKDGVYVTDVLRGDQHLPAAGNTTVRRGDVLTLVGARSGLNKVVGRIGAVVKNDATDFIYLGLGIAAGSLLGQVVVHFGDVPMSLGTGGGCLVSGLLFGWFRSRKQTFGAFPPQAANTLKDMGLAIFIACTGLVSGPQAWPLLKEYGVLLPFAGIAMVLVPATISLIVGSKLLKIEKPLLIGAIAGQQCSTPAITSVTQVAQSSVPLLGYTITYALSNFLLPLTGPILVGVLGA; this comes from the coding sequence GTGGGCGTACTCCGTGATCACCCCGAGTTCGCACTGTTCATCTGCCTCGCCCTGGGCTATCTCGTGGGCAAGGTGCGCGTCGGCCCCATCACGCTCGGCGGCATCTGCGGCACCTTGATCGTCTCGCTGCTTCTCGGCGCGTGGGCCAAGGTCGTCGTCTCCGACGACGTCAAGACGATCTTCTTTGCACTGTTCATCTTCGCCCTCGGCTATCTCGCGGGCCCGCAGTTCTTCTCCAACCTCAACCGCGAGAGCCTGCGCTTCTTCGTGCTCTGCGGCATCGAGCTCGTCTGCGTCCTCGGCATCGCGCTCGGCCTCGCCAAGGCCTTCGACCTGGACGTCGGCACCGCCTCGGGCATCCTGGCGGGCGCGGCCACCGAGTCGGCCGTCGTCGGTACGGCGACCGAGGCCATCGGCAAGCTCGACGGCCTCACCCCGGACCAGATCACCCAGTACCAGGGGCACGTCGCCACCGCGTACACGGTCTGCTACCTCTTCGGCCTGATCACCATCGTGCTCTACACCAGCCAGATCATGCCGATGATGCTGCGCATCAACCTGCGGGACGCCTCGCGCGAACTGTGGGAGAAGATGCGCGGCTCGGGCGGCGGCCTGGAGTCCGACGAGCGGCAGGCACTGCCCGGCATGGTCGGCCGCACCTACCTGGTGACCACGGGCGACGGCAGGACCGTCGGCGACCTGGAGTCCGAGCTCGAAGGACGGGTCACCGTCGAGGCCGTCAAGCGCGGCAGCAAGCAGCTCACGCCCGCGCCCGGTCTGGCGCTCACCCTCTCCGACCTGGTCCTGGTGGTCGGCCGCCGCGCCAACGTCATCGAGTCCGGACACCTCATCGGCCCCGAGACCCCTGGCATCCCCGGCGTCGACACCCCCCTCGCCACGGCCCAGGTCTCCGTCACCGAGAAGTCGTCGGACGGCAGCAGCGTGGACGAGCTCCAGCGCGCGCACCCCGAGTTCATCAAGGACGGCGTGTACGTCACCGACGTACTGCGCGGTGATCAGCATCTGCCCGCGGCCGGCAACACCACCGTGCGCCGCGGTGACGTGCTCACCCTGGTGGGCGCGCGCTCGGGCCTGAACAAGGTGGTCGGCAGGATCGGCGCGGTCGTCAAGAACGACGCCACCGACTTCATCTACCTGGGTCTCGGCATCGCGGCCGGTTCCCTGCTCGGCCAGGTCGTCGTGCACTTCGGCGACGTGCCCATGTCGCTCGGCACGGGTGGCGGCTGTCTGGTCTCCGGGCTGCTCTTCGGCTGGTTCCGCTCCCGCAAGCAGACCTTCGGCGCGTTTCCGCCGCAGGCCGCGAACACGCTCAAGGACATGGGCCTGGCGATCTTCATCGCCTGTACGGGGCTCGTCTCGGGGCCGCAGGCCTGGCCGCTGCTCAAGGAGTACGGCGTACTGCTGCCGTTCGCCGGGATCGCGATGGTCCTCGTACCCGCGACGATCTCGCTCATCGTGGGCAGCAAGCTCCTGAAGATCGAGAAACCGCTCCTCATCGGCGCCATCGCGGGCCAGCAGTGCTCGACCCCGGCGATCACCTCCGTCACCCAGGTGGCCCAGAGCTCGGTCCCGCTGCTCGGCTACACGATCACCTACGCCCTCTCGAACTTCCTGCTGCCTCTGACCGGGCCCATCCTCGTCGGCGTACTGGGGGCTTAG
- the aspT gene encoding aspartate-alanine antiporter produces MIDFLNRNIFQPHPELLVFITVALGFLFGKLRYRAIGLGAVTGCLIAGLLLGAQFKVEIDGTVKNLFFTMFLFALGYKVGPQFFRGLKKDGLPQVLNAVVVCVTGLLVCWAFAAMLGYGPGLSAGLLGGALTQSAVIGVAGDAISNLPGLSSAQAKSESNLVAIGYAVTYPLGTILCAMLLANVLPRLYRKDLAAESAALAKELDAPGDNPDLAEGYYEVVLRAYTIQRPDLAGRTIEDFENQQRELGRRLYITRVRREGNILDHDQHTTLREGDVVALSALRGSLVEFDPRTHIGSETDDVELLGYQTESLHVVASEKEQLGKTIGDLRREPFMVGVYVDKLYRSGAEFPYRLSTKLERGDTLILTGPKRLVDPAGKELGKPVPTSFATDMIWVGLGIFLGGCIGIPALTAGGVPISLSTSGGALIMGLVFGWIRGKYPTYGNVPPGAQWFMDTLGLCLFVAVVGINAGPSFTSGLSTAGWGLLLFGAIATVIPLIVGFLFGHYVQKIRFPILMGVLAGGQTTTAAIGAINESSRSQIPTLGYTIPYAVGNVLLTIWGAVIVLLHH; encoded by the coding sequence ATGATCGACTTCCTCAACCGGAACATCTTCCAGCCCCATCCCGAGCTGCTCGTCTTCATCACCGTGGCGCTCGGTTTCCTCTTCGGGAAGCTGCGCTACCGGGCGATCGGGCTCGGCGCGGTCACCGGCTGCCTCATCGCGGGGCTGCTGCTCGGGGCGCAGTTCAAGGTCGAGATCGACGGGACGGTGAAGAACCTCTTCTTCACGATGTTCCTCTTCGCCCTCGGCTACAAGGTCGGCCCGCAGTTCTTCCGCGGCCTGAAGAAGGACGGCCTTCCGCAGGTCCTCAACGCGGTCGTCGTCTGCGTCACCGGCCTCCTCGTCTGCTGGGCGTTCGCCGCGATGCTCGGGTACGGCCCCGGCCTCTCGGCGGGGCTGCTCGGCGGGGCGCTCACGCAGTCCGCGGTCATCGGTGTCGCGGGCGACGCGATCTCCAACCTGCCGGGGCTCAGCTCCGCGCAGGCCAAGAGCGAGTCGAACCTGGTCGCCATCGGCTACGCCGTCACGTACCCCCTCGGCACGATCCTGTGCGCGATGCTGCTCGCCAACGTGCTGCCCCGGCTCTACCGCAAGGACCTCGCGGCCGAATCCGCCGCCCTGGCGAAGGAGTTGGACGCACCCGGAGACAACCCCGACCTGGCCGAGGGCTACTACGAGGTCGTCCTGCGCGCCTACACCATCCAGCGCCCGGACCTCGCCGGCCGCACCATCGAGGACTTCGAGAACCAGCAGCGCGAGCTGGGCCGCCGCCTCTACATCACGCGCGTACGCAGGGAAGGGAACATCCTCGACCACGATCAGCACACCACCCTGCGCGAGGGGGACGTCGTCGCGCTGAGCGCCTTGCGCGGCTCGCTCGTCGAGTTCGACCCCCGTACGCACATCGGCTCGGAGACCGACGACGTGGAACTCCTCGGCTACCAGACCGAGTCCCTGCACGTGGTGGCCTCCGAGAAGGAGCAACTCGGCAAGACCATCGGGGACTTGCGCCGCGAACCGTTCATGGTCGGCGTCTACGTCGACAAGCTGTACCGCTCCGGAGCCGAGTTCCCCTACCGCCTCTCCACGAAGCTGGAGCGCGGCGACACCCTGATCCTCACCGGCCCCAAGCGCCTGGTCGATCCGGCGGGCAAGGAGCTCGGCAAGCCCGTGCCGACGTCCTTCGCCACCGACATGATCTGGGTCGGCCTCGGCATCTTCCTCGGCGGCTGCATCGGCATCCCGGCGCTGACTGCGGGCGGCGTGCCGATCTCGCTCTCCACCTCCGGCGGCGCGCTGATCATGGGGCTCGTCTTCGGCTGGATCCGCGGCAAGTACCCGACGTACGGGAACGTCCCGCCCGGCGCCCAGTGGTTCATGGACACGCTCGGGCTCTGCCTCTTCGTCGCGGTCGTCGGCATCAACGCCGGGCCGAGCTTCACCTCCGGGCTCTCGACGGCGGGCTGGGGCCTTCTCCTGTTCGGCGCGATCGCCACGGTGATCCCGCTGATCGTCGGCTTCCTCTTCGGGCATTACGTGCAGAAGATCCGCTTCCCGATCCTGATGGGCGTCCTCGCGGGCGGCCAGACCACCACCGCGGCGATCGGCGCGATCAACGAATCGTCCAGGTCGCAGATCCCGACGCTCGGCTACACGATTCCGTACGCCGTCGGCAACGTGCTCCTGACCATCTGGGGCGCAGTCATCGTCCTGCTCCACCACTGA
- a CDS encoding bifunctional aspartate transaminase/aspartate 4-decarboxylase, with protein MPKTTFTRAEIQSFAQLSPFELKDKFIQIAQAVQADKPGQKETSSVQLLNAGRGNPNWVATGPREAFYALGYFALSESRRVWTADDLGGMPEKKGSGARFDTFVRQHPDLPGIELLQKCVEHAIERFGFDRDDFIHELTDSSVGDNYPVPDRMLKHAEQIVRGYVADEMFDRKPPADNLSLFATEGGTAAMCYIFDSLMKNGVLHKGDKIALMVPVFTPYIEIPELDTYEFDVTYIEASMFAEAGVREWRYPEEEVAKLADPDIKMVCLVNPSNPPSLALSRRVADQIEQIVTTSNPNLLIVTDDVYGTFVEGFRSIAADLPRNTLLVYSYSKHYGATGWRLGAIGLHDDNVIDELIAGLPQEEKDRLAKRYGTLTLDPGKIKFIDRLVADSRQVALNHTSGLSLPQQMMMALFSLFDMLEEGQAYKHRIRAIVRQRLELLLEGAEMKISEDPERACYYIELDLLAEAERVHGKDFADFLEKNYEPVDPLFRLAEQTHVVLLNGGGFEGPEWSVRVSLANLDDLDYLKIGHHLRAIFNDYASEWQASKA; from the coding sequence GTGCCCAAGACCACTTTCACCCGCGCGGAGATCCAGTCCTTCGCGCAGCTCAGCCCCTTCGAGCTGAAGGACAAGTTCATCCAGATCGCCCAGGCGGTACAGGCGGACAAGCCGGGGCAGAAGGAGACGTCCAGCGTCCAGCTGCTCAACGCGGGCCGCGGCAACCCCAACTGGGTGGCCACGGGCCCCCGCGAGGCGTTCTACGCGCTCGGCTACTTCGCCCTCTCCGAGTCCCGCCGCGTCTGGACCGCCGACGACCTGGGCGGCATGCCGGAGAAGAAGGGGTCGGGCGCCCGCTTCGACACCTTCGTACGGCAGCACCCGGACCTGCCCGGCATCGAGCTGCTCCAGAAGTGCGTCGAGCACGCCATCGAGCGGTTCGGCTTCGACCGGGACGACTTCATCCACGAGCTGACGGACAGCTCGGTCGGCGACAACTACCCGGTGCCCGACCGGATGCTGAAGCACGCCGAGCAGATCGTGCGGGGCTATGTCGCCGACGAGATGTTCGACAGGAAGCCGCCCGCCGACAACCTGTCGCTCTTCGCCACCGAGGGCGGCACGGCCGCCATGTGCTACATCTTCGACTCGCTCATGAAGAACGGCGTCCTGCACAAGGGCGACAAGATCGCCCTGATGGTGCCGGTGTTCACGCCGTACATCGAGATTCCCGAGCTCGACACGTACGAGTTCGACGTGACGTACATCGAAGCGAGCATGTTCGCCGAGGCGGGCGTGCGGGAGTGGCGCTACCCGGAGGAGGAGGTCGCCAAGCTCGCGGACCCCGACATCAAGATGGTCTGCCTGGTCAACCCCTCCAACCCTCCCTCGCTCGCGCTCAGTCGGCGGGTCGCGGACCAGATCGAGCAGATCGTCACCACGTCGAACCCGAACCTCCTGATCGTGACGGACGACGTGTACGGGACGTTCGTCGAGGGCTTCCGCTCCATCGCCGCCGACCTGCCGCGCAACACGCTGCTCGTCTACTCGTACTCCAAGCACTACGGCGCCACCGGCTGGCGGCTCGGCGCCATCGGGCTGCACGACGACAACGTCATCGACGAGCTGATCGCCGGGCTGCCGCAGGAGGAGAAGGACCGGCTGGCCAAGCGGTACGGGACGCTGACGCTCGACCCAGGCAAGATCAAGTTCATCGACCGCCTGGTCGCGGACTCCCGGCAGGTGGCGCTGAACCACACCTCGGGGCTCTCGCTCCCGCAGCAGATGATGATGGCCCTCTTCTCCCTCTTCGACATGCTGGAGGAGGGGCAGGCGTACAAACACCGTATCCGCGCGATCGTGCGCCAGCGGCTCGAACTGCTCCTGGAGGGCGCCGAGATGAAGATCTCGGAGGACCCGGAGCGGGCCTGCTACTACATCGAGCTCGATCTGCTCGCCGAGGCCGAACGCGTCCACGGCAAGGACTTCGCCGACTTCCTGGAGAAGAACTACGAGCCGGTCGATCCCCTGTTCAGGCTCGCCGAGCAGACCCATGTGGTGCTCCTGAACGGCGGCGGGTTCGAGGGTCCGGAGTGGTCGGTGCGGGTGTCGCTGGCCAACCTGGACGACCTCGACTACCTGAAGATCGGGCACCACCTGCGCGCGATCTTCAACGACTACGCGTCGGAGTGGCAGGCGAGCAAGGCCTGA
- a CDS encoding HAMP domain-containing sensor histidine kinase, whose protein sequence is MRWALVKVCLAVTTMVVVAFAVPLGLVIQEMARDRAFSNAERHAAGMGPTLSITTDRDQLTRAVATSEAGGEGRMAVYVPPIGKAPALEIGDRRADAHAVETTRKEGRARTATVDGGFALLQPTALSSGQIAVVEIFVPEGAVSNGVTTAWLVLAGVGVALIIGSVAVADRLGVRMVQPAKRLVGAAQSLGDGKLGARVQEEGPTELRLAAVAFNSMADQVVQLLANERELAADLSHRLRTPLTVLRLNAASLGDGPAAEQTRIAVEKLEREVDTIIRTARDAKPQTAAVGPGAGCDASEVIQDRMAFWSALAEDEGREVRVAGVERPVWIPVARPELVASLDALLGNVFRHTREGAAFAVDVHSGEDAVIVLVSDAGAGIADPEAALARGAGSGADGSTGLGLDIVRQLAESTGGDVRIGRSVLGGTEVRIWIQLDGRRPVAGGRGHRGAAVRRRKRAPSVR, encoded by the coding sequence GTGAGGTGGGCACTGGTCAAGGTGTGCCTGGCCGTCACGACGATGGTCGTGGTCGCCTTCGCGGTGCCGCTCGGCCTGGTCATCCAGGAGATGGCGCGCGACCGTGCCTTCTCGAACGCCGAGCGGCACGCGGCCGGCATGGGCCCCACGCTCTCCATCACCACCGACCGCGATCAGCTGACCCGGGCCGTCGCCACGTCCGAGGCGGGCGGCGAGGGCCGCATGGCCGTGTATGTGCCGCCCATCGGCAAGGCGCCCGCCCTGGAGATCGGCGACCGGCGGGCGGACGCGCACGCGGTGGAGACCACACGCAAGGAGGGACGGGCCCGGACGGCGACCGTCGACGGCGGCTTCGCGCTGCTCCAGCCGACGGCGCTGAGCTCCGGGCAGATCGCCGTGGTCGAGATCTTCGTGCCCGAGGGCGCGGTCAGCAACGGCGTGACCACGGCGTGGCTGGTCCTCGCGGGCGTCGGCGTCGCCCTGATCATCGGCTCCGTGGCGGTGGCGGACCGGCTCGGCGTACGCATGGTGCAGCCCGCCAAGCGGCTCGTGGGCGCGGCGCAGTCGCTCGGCGACGGAAAGCTGGGCGCGCGGGTCCAGGAAGAGGGGCCGACCGAACTGCGCCTGGCCGCCGTGGCGTTCAACTCCATGGCCGACCAGGTGGTGCAGCTGCTCGCCAACGAACGGGAGCTCGCGGCGGACCTGTCGCACCGCCTGCGCACCCCGCTGACGGTGCTCCGGCTCAACGCGGCCTCGCTGGGCGACGGCCCAGCGGCCGAGCAGACCCGTATCGCGGTGGAGAAGCTGGAGCGCGAGGTCGACACGATCATCCGCACCGCCCGTGACGCCAAGCCGCAGACCGCCGCGGTCGGCCCCGGCGCGGGCTGCGACGCCTCCGAGGTGATCCAGGACCGGATGGCCTTCTGGTCGGCGCTCGCGGAGGACGAGGGGCGCGAGGTGCGGGTCGCGGGGGTGGAGCGGCCGGTGTGGATCCCGGTGGCGCGTCCCGAGCTGGTCGCCTCCCTCGACGCGCTGCTCGGCAACGTCTTCCGGCACACGCGGGAGGGCGCGGCGTTCGCGGTGGACGTGCACAGTGGCGAGGATGCGGTGATTGTCCTGGTGTCGGACGCGGGGGCGGGGATCGCCGATCCTGAGGCGGCGTTGGCGCGGGGCGCGGGGTCGGGGGCCGATGGGTCCACTGGCCTGGGGCTCGACATCGTGCGGCAGCTCGCGGAGTCCACCGGTGGCGATGTCCGCATCGGGCGGTCCGTGCTGGGCGGCACGGAGGTGCGGATTTGGATTCAGCTTGACGGGCGTCGGCCTGTCGCCGGGGGGCGGGGGCACCGGGGTGCCGCTGTACGCCGCCGAAAGCGCGCCCCGAGTGTCCGCTAG
- a CDS encoding response regulator transcription factor, producing MASVLVVEDDQFVRSALIRHLTEASHTVRSVGTALEALREVAHFQFDVVILDLGLPDLDGSEALKMLRGITDVPVIIATARDDETEIVRLLNDGADDYLTKPFSVEHLSARMAAVLRRSRVTAGEAPPSREIRVGGLAIDPLRRQAELDGARLDLTRREFDLLAFLAGRPGVVVPRKELLAEVWQQSYGDDQTIDVHLSWLRRKLGETAARPRYLHTLRGVGVKLEPPL from the coding sequence ATGGCAAGTGTGCTCGTCGTCGAGGATGACCAGTTCGTACGCTCCGCTCTCATCCGGCATCTGACCGAGGCATCGCACACCGTGCGCAGCGTCGGCACCGCCCTCGAGGCGCTGCGCGAGGTGGCCCATTTCCAGTTCGACGTGGTGATCCTGGACCTCGGTCTGCCCGATCTGGACGGTTCCGAGGCGCTGAAGATGCTGCGCGGGATCACCGACGTCCCCGTGATCATCGCCACCGCGCGCGACGACGAGACCGAGATCGTCAGGCTCCTGAACGACGGCGCCGACGACTACCTGACCAAGCCCTTCTCCGTCGAGCATCTCTCGGCCCGGATGGCCGCCGTCCTGCGCCGCTCGCGCGTCACGGCGGGCGAGGCCCCGCCTAGCCGGGAGATACGGGTCGGCGGGCTCGCCATCGACCCGCTGCGCCGCCAGGCCGAGCTGGACGGGGCGCGGCTCGATCTGACCCGGCGCGAGTTCGACCTCCTCGCCTTTCTCGCGGGGCGGCCCGGAGTCGTCGTACCCCGCAAGGAGCTGCTCGCCGAGGTGTGGCAGCAGAGCTACGGGGACGACCAGACCATCGACGTACATCTGTCGTGGCTGAGGCGGAAGCTGGGCGAAACGGCCGCCCGGCCGCGCTATCTGCACACGCTGCGGGGTGTCGGCGTCAAGCTGGAGCCACCGCTGTGA